TGGGAtgaaaaaaaagggaagagaGCATCTTTTTCCGCCTACGCCATGTCATCAGCCACGTGAGATTCCAGGTGTTTAAGTTGGGACGACGTGACCACCGGAACCCTAAGCCCCAATTTGTCTTTTTGGGtaatttataggactaaaattgctagTCCTATTAATTTTGCCACCCTTATACTTACGGgactaattttgaaatttttccttttaagatGAAGCAATTTTACTTTCctgttcattttaaaaaacatagtggaataaatttgctaatttttttgttcatagaaagataattttcttattgcaatatcaaataaataaattgcattaacccaattattaattactgcTCCCAACCATAACCATCTACAAACGCACACccacatatatagataggcaATAGTTCCCATGACATGGATTAAGCTAATTAATGATGGATTGTGGGAAGAACTCACGACAACAGGCCACAAATCTTTCCATCTCTTTAGCAGGCAGAGAAACCAAGGCGTTAACTCTATCAACACCGGGAAAGATCCAGCAAATGTCTTTCCTATAGCTCACCACTGGGCCACTGTGCATAGGCTTGCCCCATGGATACACCACTTCACCAAACCTCATTCTCAGCCATGAGCTCACCGTATACTCCCCACGAGGCAGCCCTTTGTTTATCTCCAACCAATCTATTGTAGATTTTGCGTACTCATCAGTCATCCGTTTTGGCTCTTCTGCCACCAACTCCACCAGCTTTGAAAATGGCCATTTTTTAATATCGTCACATGTTGCCGACGAATAAGCACCTAGCACTGCGTTGCCGCAGTATGAATTTGGCAACGACGGATTCAGCCTTGATCTTAGGTCCACAATATTAAACAGAGTGGAAACTCTATCTTTGTTGTACTCGGTATAATTTGACAACGCTTTGCACCGCCATATGAGCGCTGCCACGACGATAAAGCTGGTGATCTTCGTGCTGGTAGAACTGATACTCTCCCTTGCTTTGTCCTTTAAATAATTGACAGCGTTTAAGGTTAGGCTGAAGACTGTATAATCCAATTCCTCCCTTTCGCAGTCGAACACTGGAGGCCCCAAACCTGCAGGGAGATCGGGTTTGAAAAACTCGGGGTGTGGGAACTCCACGTGGGGCGGAGCTCTGGCGGCAAGAAGGTGGCGGTCGTTGCATGGGATAATGGCCAAAGGCTTGTCGTCGAATGCTTGGGTGGCTAGATTTTCGATGAAGATTTGGGCGCTTACGCCGTCAAACAAGACGTGATTCGTAGACATACCGATGGAGAAACCACCACACTTGAACGATGTTACCTGTGAACGACAAACATTAAAACATTACTGCCAAACACCAACACGatatatagaataaaatttgGTTGGACGATTTACGAGTGAgggaaaaatccaattttagtattataatttataaggtgacatttttttatcttgcatgaattgattttcataatttagttcggcaattttttattcttttcggacgaatttggtcaaaatatttccaagtaaatagtaattttagtcttgtaacttgGGGGATGttggtatttttagtttataacTTAGGGTGTTGGCAGTTTTGATCCTACATGAATTGagttacaagattaaaattgtaatttaattggttataTGCAAgtcatatgtaatttttcaatcaaattgaTCGAAAAAGGAGCAAAACtgtcaaaatcataaaattacacGATGAAGTtggaaaaatcaatttgtaccGAATAAAATATGGCACTCTTaaattagaggactaaaattgcaattttccctaAGTGATCAAGAAAGTAGTTTTATAACCTTGAAAACACACAGTAGCTGATCAACTTCTGGTCCCAGATTATCCAAGGTTTGAACCGAAAGCTGCCGGAATCCGAGGTTGGGACAAACAAGGTCACCCAACTCATCAAGCGAACACTCTGAAGAAGCCACCACGAAACCAACTCCCGCCGAATTGCAGTCGATCTCGAGGCGGCCCGAGTGCAGATTCAGTTTTAATCTTCCAGCCAAGAAATCATAGGGCACCAGAACTCTTTCTAGTGCCATTTTGAGCCTTTTGGCCACAGTTTCTGGAGGAAAATCAGGGTTGGCTTTGAAGAAATGGACAGTGAGAATATCGTAGTTGAGAAATTGGTCGATGTTAGACAAGAAAAAGGCTTGGTTCTCAGTTTGTTTTGCTGGGGAAACTAGGGTTGATTGCTGTAATTTGAGCTTAAGGTCTTGCATGGGTGGAACGGGCAAGACGAATGCCATTCTGTGGTGAattcttttcttgatgaatTGCAGTTAGTCATCGTCTTGATTTTGGTGAGTGACTTTATAGAACTTGAATAGCTTAAAAAGTTGGtgagaagaaattaattcatgtaGATGTCAAACATGTGAATTAGGACTTTTTTGGTATTgtaatttagatattttagtatttttgtcctctattttttttaggattGTAAAagagttttataattttttaataattttcaattttaattctttcgATGCCGAATTTTGCAAAAGTCGTTTGAATAAATCACGTACGCCTCATATGGTTCATTTGAATTGGgccttttgtttttattggttcACTTGTGCAGAATTCGACACCAGAAGGATCAAATTGTGAAATATCAGAAAGTTAGAGGACTCTGTTGCAACCcttagaaagataaaaaacaaaaatgctaAAATTGTGAGGGGTGCATAATTTATTCTTCGAcaacttatataaattttaatatcggaagtatcaaaattacaaaacatcaaaatattacTGAACTgttttttaaatctaaaaaggataaagaataaaagtatcaaaattataggacaaaaatccATGCTAGCCCTACTTTGGTGTAGTCAACCATCTAACTATGATAAATTAGGCATTAGGacattaaaatttgtatatcGACGTGGGACTAAGTAACtggtatttataaaaaaacaacattTATTAGGCcaaagaaacatatataaatgttaGCTTGAGTGAAGTCGTACCTATTAAACTGAAATTGTTGGCtcaaagatatatttttttcttttttttttacacacacacatatatatatatatatatacacgctGAGAGTAGGCCATGCATGGCAACACTTGCCATATACAAATAGATCACTACAAAGAAAAGTTGGATTTATAACGACTTTTTTATAATGGCCTCGGCCTTTGTACATTTTTGTAACAGATTGGACGTGCTGACGCCATCGAGGGGTAGTACAAATGAATTTAGTTTGTATTGTTGAGAGCCGTTATAATagccattacaaaatttatgtgtCCTTAAAACCGTTACAATTTATAGGCCGTTACAAATTTGTTATGGTTTAGTAACGGCACAATACTTTTGTAacgatttaataaaataaggaGCCATTACAATAATAGTGGAAAAACCTCGGGAAAACATACAGAAAGACTATGCTACAAAAACCGTAACATTAGAGAtgcttttttttccctaatggccgttacaaaataacagctttattttttaatggcTAGTTTTCAACGGCTATTTTAAGAGTTCCAAATGTCACTACAAAAGTCTCTACtaaaaaataaggtaaaaatAAGTTCTATCAATAAGGTAAAACCTCATAAAAGGTAGTTccgaaaaatcatatatataatttggcttgaaattaatgttgaaaaaatcgtttaaaaaattattgaagggactaatttagaattaatcaAAAAGGTAGGAATAACTTTGAAATTGATTTGGAAAGTTGGACATGGAAATGAATTTTACCCCTTTGTTTGTTCATGTAATTTCTTCagattttctttgtttccatCAATATTCTCTGTAGCTGGAGTGTTAGGCAAGATAAGACTAACCGCAAATAATTGTTAAAGGCACATAAGTAATTCATTAATGAGCGTCGAAtccattaaaaatatttttttattaaaacttgtGAAAATAGTAAGTAAGGTCAGATCCACAaagattgattttaaattaatttagaaatttttcataatttccaaaaaaaaaattaatttttgtaattttaattttttttagaaattttcaataatttctgattttttttaatttctgtattCATGCAATTTTACGGAAATTATGCACCTAAATGaaacttttagaaaattagagGACTCTAATGTAATATtaggaaaatagaaattttatgaaaatattataaaattaaggacTACAATGCACTTTTTAGGGAAATCATGCACCTAAATGAAATTGTTGGGAAATTAGAGgactttaatgtaattttaggaaaataagaattttaataaattataaaaaaaatatcattttatcaataattagcattatgtgtttttaatgttcactttttttgaaattgtcgataataattattggtgCTCTGCCACCATCTCGCAGATATCACAAGAGCACCAGCTATTCTGGTTtcaaaaactgaatgaaaatatttttttatcaaataattatatcttttatatatagaatttgCAGATGTCGTACTGGTGGGACTGTGAATCATTTGTGATCGGGTGCAAATGATCGAACAGTACATTAGAAGCATTGGTCCAAACTAGCCTGATCATCTAGCACACCAACCTGCAGTTGATCCTCCCGCACCTGACGGCGACGACGACAACGATGAATATGTTGCCGCTAgggataataatttaaattaggattttttgttgttgtatttttacaaaaaatacaattttgtaattagatttttatttttgtaaaaaatcattatttttttgttatattatgtgttttgtataaattcatttcgttaattttaaaaaaataaatattaaataaaataaaattaaataaatattaaaatatattaaataaataataagttttgtaattgcatttttaacAACTTTGTAATACACCAAGAACATATAAAATCGTTAGACCGTTATAAAGATTATGCcagaaataattacaaatttcgCAAAAAGTTGTTCCAAAAATCGTTATAGAAGTAGTGGACAAAAGGCgttacaataaaattaaatcaaattcaacagAGCAGTTACAAAagcaatttcaaatttatcttttccCATGTCACTAGGTGTGTAACGACCACTAGAGGCCGTTACAAATTGTAACAGCTTTTTGTAAAGcagttacaaatattttgtaacgcCTCATTTAACCCCAACAGGCCTTTCCATTGGAAAAGTCGTTACAAATAAAAAGgcttatacaaaaaaataataaaaaaatagttacaaaagttgttctaataaaataatttttttgtagtgaaaaattctaattgtTCCAATTAGTTAAATCATGGTGACCATCTATcgaatttttaataatctcaccCCAAGACTTATAGTCTCATCGgagtaaattaattctttttctttgttattaaGCACAATAACTCTCTTTTTGTATAGACAGTccaaaaaatttttaaaattactaaaaatacaaCTCTTACAGGTGTCCAAAATATACCAAACACACCTTCAAAACATGTAGGACACGCAACAGGTTACTGtatccttttttaattttatattttcgaACATTGGAATACCATATATAAGTAGATAATCAAAAGTGACAGGCATTTAAAGATCGACGGTCAAACCAGTCACTTCACGCAATATGACTTGGATTTATGTTTGTCCTAAAGCACCCAAACTGCAGTCACCTCTTGTTCCACATCCTTTATTAATTTACTGCAACTATGGATGCCTTGAAAGGCGAGTAAATGAGACCCACACAACACACATTTTAATCAAGAAACGAAATTCTCATGACCTTATTGTTTTGGCATCATGAAAAGATGAAAGTGGAAGAATTTTCACTTTGGAGATAAACCAGGCTTGAAGCATGGTACTTGGTTCCTATTCCATCTTAGCAACGACTCTCATTATATAGCTGTGGACGATCCACAAGCAATCAACAACACTGGAAAACAGCCCTCGATCTGCCCAAATtaacacaaatacatacaacAGCCGCGCGCAAGCTAACTCTTCTTAATGGCTGAGGCAGTTATCAGAAAGATTGAAGCCACTCATGGCATGGATAACTTTTTGTTCTCCACAGGGCCTCTTCTCTCAGTCATTCAAGCTATCTTGAGCCTTTCGGCCGACCACCACAGAGATGCTCAGGTTCTACATTGTTTGGCTTAACTTATTTAGATGTTTtattggcataattatgaaaaatagcatttttagtctcataagtTAGgttaatatcacttttggtccatTCATTATGGGACTAGCACTTTGAGTCccataatttacaaaaattagcacttttaatCCACATGTGCTTTTTCATCTACAATTTAACGATATAAGTACGTGCCTAACACGTTTCTGTTATGTACTTTTGTTAGAGGAAAATTGGCCCTTTTTAATAATAGCATTTGAGTGATTTATTTGGCCTAATTGATTCACTTGTAGAAACATGATTATTTGTGTTGCTTCCATAAAATACTTAACAATCACATTCTAGGCACATGCTCTACACtgttaaattatagataaaatagtggatgaggaccaaaattgctaatttttataagttacgGGATTAAAAGTGCTAATATCATAAtgaatgagaccaaaagtgaaatggGTCTAActtataagacaaaaaatattatttcctctataattacatgtatacTCCTTGTTCTAAggtcaatttatataaattgtttctatcttttaaaaattacacatacatccaCCAACTTCAACATTCTTAATCTATAGTATCtctgtttttgaaaatttacacaTCTACTCCTTAAAAACGTGAGCATCATCACATAAACTAATCCTATTTCTTGCTTCCAGGAGTGTGTGGTCtctgtaattatgcaaaagatatagatgatttgtgtaaataaaccaTAGATTAAGggtgcaaatataattattcctatttttcataaattttataaaatatttttgaaacttaTGAGATGATATGAAGTGTTTTggtaattcttttttagaaaaaaagcttataagagCTAAAGATAAGATGTTAATTGCTTACAAATTCCTTTGATAAAATTCATGAGTtcccaatttattttaaaactcttAATAGGTTagtcaatttttattagtgtttatttaacttttcttctattttatttaattaaaaaaataatttatgcagaCATATCAAATGTATTTCGGTCACTAATTGTGTATGTTaatgtacattttttttttaaactcaCGCACGCACccgtttatatataatattaataagtttTGAATCCAACATctctataataaaatattgagccGGAATGCTAAGTGAGTGGTGCAAGTTGTTGTTGactatgtttgttttaattaataatattcatgtAGGGAATTGAGGACGTTCGAGTTACATCTGTGGTAGatgtaaattttgacaatGACAGCATGCAGAAAAGGTTGGTGCTTAAGATAAACGCCATTTCTTGGGAGGTACTAATTCTCTCCGCctcgtgtatatatatatatatatatatatatataaaatattagcatCGTGGTACTCTGTTTTTTGCctcaataaaagtaaatatataaatcatcttattgtattaaaaaaaaaagttttaaacaATGTTGTCAAAATCTGAACTATGAGATCAGATCTAATGGTGTATAAATCAAAGTAATATAAATGTCATCTACACTAATATATAGGAGAAGACTTTTTACTTTTACAAATAGTGGTTATAATACTGTTACagtaattttattgttatgtcGATAATAgtcctaaatttatttatttatttgaaaatgttatcatttctatatatattttcttattcattatatattttaaaatatgaaataatttttattataagcGTGCAGACGATtccatgcatataataaataatatttcatagtttaaaatatataatgaataagGATATCGCAAGggattttttagtattttattttggcaaaattgcaaaattagtcctgTATATTATGGGGGGTGGCAAAATTGATCCCCTAGCTATGagactggcaattttagtcctttatgtttaaaatttgtagcaattttggtccttctgGCCAAAAGTGATcggaaattgacaaataaaattggGGATTAGGGTTTCGGCGACAAATGGACATTACTACAGCCACGCGTACCACCACTAAACTCGCCATCCTACGCTGATTCCAACCCTATAGCATGTGTTTCAATCAGAGTTCAAACATGCCCCCAATTGTTGATTATAGTCTTATCCTAAAACctagatttattttctttctcttctcgaTTCACTGTCGTCCGACCTACCCACTGTTCAAGACCACCACCAATCAACTCCCCATCCTCCGGCGAGTTGATTGCACCCAAGcccatccattttcatcaactattCGGTCGgttctcttcatttttattttcgtcaCTTTTTCTCCGCGCCCACCATTGATTTTTCCGTCATATCTCCGTCACTAGCGATTATCTGGTTGGCGGACCAACACCTTTGTGTTCGCTCCCCATGGCGCACACATCCCTCCGATCAGTTTCCGTCAACGTTACATCCACGACTTCTccttaatgttttattttagtggcaattttagtcctatatgttttaatttagtaacaattttggtccttccgacCAGAATTACCAGTCAGCAGCCATGTAAGATGTCACGTGTTTAAGTAGAGACCAGTTGGCAACCGAAACCCTAAGCCCCAATTTTTCCGGCTAATTTTGGccggaaggaccaaaattgccactaaatgaaaacatataggactaaaattgccagttCAGTAGTTGCAGGATTAATTTTGCCACCCCCtatacttacaggactaattttgcaattttgccttttattatttcacatggggtattacaatatttttactaaacaCGGctggaaattgcattttaccctttttttttttattttacatatttctattttataattgcttgaaatttaatttcgGAAAAAGTTTTAGAGCCATAATTAGAAACTCAATATATCTATATAGAAGATGATATAACTAAATAATTCGTGTAAAAATAAGTACAAATATCCATACGCATGGAGTGTGCGGAATCCGCTTGTACACAATAACCAGTCATGACTAACCATATTTTCAGATATTGGGCAACTGTTCGGGCGGTGAAAATATGCACGAGACGGTGTTGGCCATTTTTAATGCGCTCTCGCCGTTCTTCTGGGCAGGAAAGGGCGTGATAGCCCTGGCGGCGTTTGCTGTGAATTATGGAGAGTTCTGGCTCGTGGAGCAGCTTCGTTCCAGCAATAATCCGGTAGCGCAATCACTTGCATCTCTTGAGCCACTGCCAAGAGACGAGCAGCTAACGATGTTCCGAGACATGTCTCGATTGTTCCAGGCGATTCTGAAGCTGGCAAAGTGCATATGCGAGTCCTACAACTTGCCATCAGACAGGTATTTTAGGCCCGACGAGCCCATGTACATCAGGTTGATGGCTCAGATCCCTGAGTATACCTACTGGATCATCAGGACCATTGTGATTTGTCAATCAAACCTCAATGCGTATGGGTATgttctattttctcttttgaaaGACTTTGATCCAACTCTAGTAGCTTTTCACCTCTTTTACTGAAGCTTTTTCtacgaaaattgcaatttccattttataaaatgagaCGGTTTATTCACcccattacaaaaaaaagacCTTATTTGCGACAGATTTATGACGGAATTATTTCGGACGGCACTTATAACGGTTAGCTGGAAGTCCCAAGAAATGGTAGCTACTGGTTAcggcaaaaaaattatatatattagagaaaagaatgaatacgaataataatataatgatcACCATGTTAGATTGGGACAACCCGTCGGTTTGACTTTAAAATTTCTTCTTAAAAGAGGTTTTGGATTCAAACTTTGGATATGTACGAGTAATGGGAGGGGTATGAATACTATTATTGTAAAAGCGTCGCtaattatttacattgaaaataataaatacaattctTTCATGTTATTAAAATCATTGCcgtttaatataaattaattttaattacaacttGAAGATTTTCACTTAGTAAATAGTTAATGCCACATATACAGTGTCActttaatgacaaaataaatttattatggtAGATTACATTGACAACGTTTTTAACTTAGGCTAGCATATACAAGCATCCAttgtcttttataaaattataactacataCCTTGATATTATAGTTCTTATTTACTCTATTCCGAGGCCAAGCTTATACGAGCACCCTCTAAGAGATATTagcactagaaaaaaaaatgactattggTTACAACTTTAATAGCTATGCACTAAAAATCGTagtagataatttttattgaccacgcttaaataaaatcaatacaaaaacatagatttttcatcaagaaaaacTTCTTTGCCATGgccatggtaaaaatatttgagtcaTGGCAAATGTTTTAACTACCCACACAGATGCCACGGCTATTATCCGTTGTATGACAACAGTCAGTAACTACTTGCTACAgctgttttgtttttaaccatgataattaGTCATGGTTAAAAGTTGCACTTTTTGCACTGTAAACTACTACCACCCTTTAAGAGGTGTAGCTACAATGTTACTAAAGACAAGagatgttttatattttaatctaatttcagggtttcaatataatttcacgttaaatataattgtcacTCGATTCTATTACTTAGTCATAATTTTGATACCGCCActtaatttcctttttcattaatgttgtcttttcttgtagtgtttgACAATGTCTTCACTCAGACAActaatgaaattgagcaattgTAGATACACAACATCCAGCAATATTGAAGCATCAAATTTCTCTATGCTTGTTGAGAAGGTGAACGAACTTTATTCCGCCATGCGAAGCCAATTGGATTTATGTTACCGGACAGCTGGTGAGAAATCCCTTATACCATTTCTGAATGCATCAaatatgtttgaaaaaataatgaattctttttctgtttctgaacaaacaacaaaaaagaaacaattagtttcactaaaaaaaaaaacaatgcaTATTTATGTGAGTACGTATTTACAATTTGgcaatattgcaattttcgtcctTTATGTACAAGGTATTGGCaaatttggtcctctaactttCGCgatggcaattttggtcctatatgtTTCAAATATTCGCGATTTTGGTCATTCAACCCATTTTATGACCATTTTGCGTTTCTAGTGAAAAATTAACCCTAGTCCACTACATACTCCAAGTTAAGCCAAATATGCTTgcgaaataaattaagcccTCATATATTCATACCTTGTTCTGACCATTTTGTTtccgggtattccaagtcctcgattttacggACTTACTCTAACCACAGTACCGTAACAGATGGTTCGTCGGCACTTGGCTCcttcaacaacaaaaacacaactctattttgttttctaccttagggcgtaaaaAGCACTCCGATATAGGGACTTAATGGATTTTGGGCAAACAAGTTGAATAGAAGCCTTATTTTTATTGgagaaatacaataaatattacatagatattatatcCGTAGGAGGAGACAAttatttagcctctcatatgatagaggacttgacttgttgggaacatagtatgaactggaGCCAaggctccaaaatcataccattctcacACATCTTCTGGTTTGGACCCTCCTAACATCCAGACcctattgtattttttgaatgttttgaTTATGGTCTTGCTTGGATTTACTCTTTtgtgcaaaaattaatttttcccacatgcGCTGGTATTCCTGCCAAGTAGAAAAAGAAGatgtcaatttattaatattagccttagaggtgcctgtcatcggcctaaggctaatctctccctcttttacCTAAAGGTTTTGGATTGACTTGAATCATCAGGAGTTCGCACTTTCTGTGATCCAATTAATGttgtttcaccagagtctggtgatCGTCTCGTACAATCGATACTTGAATCCGACACTACAGGCCTAGAGCCCTGTACTCAAAGGGAATGTTcagggtcatgctccctcaactcgtgagtcatccccaAAGGTGATGCCTTCCAAATTGGTTCTCATAGATTGTTCCATAGAGAGGTgaatgctaataaggaactccttattgcgatCTAGACAGTGTTTAGATCAGCTCCTTGAATTTGTCTGGCAACATGGCATTCACGGTTAACTGTCCGAACATCTTGTCAAActcttcaagattttctctAGGGTGCCTAAgcctcaacatgatggagttttcttcagatgcctccatctcttgttAGAAAATCTGCAACAACATTCTCTTGAGActttataacgacaatattataacaataatattagcACTCAGCTTCCCgtctgataatacgagctttttctattttagattctaatttattcctTAAGAAAATCTTAACATttgtattatcaacttttaaaatgaattctttAGCTAGTTAAATAAAGGTCATTtcttaaaagccttccaaaccacAAAGATATATCTATAAAGTTCTTCCACTGTAGCTGTCTTTTTCATGAGCATTATGCACATCTGTAGTCATTGGCATCTATGTAGACCACGAATTTGTCCTCGTCTtgtggtatagcaagctttggtAGGTTACTGCAAACCCGTTTCAGCTAACGAACCACTTTcatgtggatttcttcccatttctactttgaattttctttttcctttaaaagtGGTTGGAAATCCTtcctgtatcttgcaagatccttaataaAGATACctgaaaaattaacaactccttAGAAGCTC
This genomic stretch from Sesamum indicum cultivar Zhongzhi No. 13 linkage group LG16, S_indicum_v1.0, whole genome shotgun sequence harbors:
- the LOC105178603 gene encoding omega-hydroxypalmitate O-feruloyl transferase-like, whose protein sequence is MAFVLPVPPMQDLKLKLQQSTLVSPAKQTENQAFFLSNIDQFLNYDILTVHFFKANPDFPPETVAKRLKMALERVLVPYDFLAGRLKLNLHSGRLEIDCNSAGVGFVVASSECSLDELGDLVCPNLGFRQLSVQTLDNLGPEVDQLLCVFKVTSFKCGGFSIGMSTNHVLFDGVSAQIFIENLATQAFDDKPLAIIPCNDRHLLAARAPPHVEFPHPEFFKPDLPAGLGPPVFDCEREELDYTVFSLTLNAVNYLKDKARESISSTSTKITSFIVVAALIWRCKALSNYTEYNKDRVSTLFNIVDLRSRLNPSLPNSYCGNAVLGAYSSATCDDIKKWPFSKLVELVAEEPKRMTDEYAKSTIDWLEINKGLPRGEYTVSSWLRMRFGEVVYPWGKPMHSGPVVSYRKDICWIFPGVDRVNALVSLPAKEMERFVACCREFFPQSIIN